In Molothrus ater isolate BHLD 08-10-18 breed brown headed cowbird chromosome 11, BPBGC_Mater_1.1, whole genome shotgun sequence, a genomic segment contains:
- the TKT gene encoding transketolase, with protein MEDYHKPDQQTLQALKDTANRLRISSIKATTAAGSGHPTSCCSAAEIMSVLFFHTMRYKVQDPRNASNDRFVLSKGHAAPILYSVWAEAGFLQEAELLNLRKIDSVLEGHPVPRQAFTDVATGSLGQGLGAACGMAYTGKFFDRASYRVYCLLGDGELSEGSVWEAMAFAGFYKLDNLVAIFDINRLGQSDPAPLQHHVEIYQKRCEAFGWHAIIVDGHSVEELCKAFGQAKHQPTAIIAKTFKGKGISGVEDKESWHGKPLPKNMAEQVIQEIDDRIQNKKKLSPALPEEDAPIVNIRNIKMPSPPSYKVGEKWATRKAYGVALAKLGHANDRVIALDGDTKNSTFSELFKKEHPSRYIECYIAEQNMVSIAVGCATRDRTVAFASTFATFFSRAFDQIRMAAISDSNINLCGSHCGVSIGEDGPSQMGLEDLSMFRAIPNSTVFYPSDAVATEKAVEIAANTKGICFIRTSRPENPVIYNNNEDFHIGQAKVVLKSKDDQVTVIGAGVTLHEALAAAEQLRKEKIYIRVIDPFTIKPLDKKTILENARATKGRIITVEDHYHEGGMGEAVCAAVVGEPGVTVTRLAVSHVPRSGKPAELLRMFGIDKDAIMQAVRAAVSKSRNAE; from the exons CCACCCTACATCATGTTGCAGTGCAGCAGAGATTATGTCTGTGCTGTTTTTCCATACCATGAGGTACAAAGTGCAAGATCCCAGAAACGCCAGCAACGACCGGTTTGTCCTTTCaaag GGTCATGCAGCACCAATTTTATATTCTGTTTGGGCAGAGGCTGGCTTTCTACAAGAAGCAGAATTACTGAACTTGAGGAAAATTGATTCTGTCCTAGAAGGACACCCAGTGCCA AGACAAGCGTTCACTGATGTGGCTACTGGATCCCTTGGGCAGGGTCTTGGTGCTGCTTGTGGAATGGCATACACTGGCAAATTCTTTGACAGAGCCAG CTATCGAGTGTACTGTCTGCTTGGAGATGGAGAGTTATCTGAAGGCTCTGTTTGGGAGGCAATGGCCTTTGCTGGCTTTTACAAGCTTGATAATCTTGTTGCTATATTTGATATTAATCGTCTTGGACAAAGTgaccctgctcctctgcagcatcACGTTGAAATCTACCAGAAACGCTGCGAGGCCTTTGG CTGGCATGCCATCATTGTGGATGGACACAGTGTGGAGGAGCTTTGCAAAGCCTTTGGCCAGGCCAAACATCAGCCAACAGCCATCATTGCAAAGACTTTTAAAGGCAAAGGCATATCAG GTGTTGAAGATAAGGAAAGCTGGCATGGAAAGCCCCTTCCAAAAAATATGGCTGAACAAGTCATTCAGGAAATAGATGACAGAATCCAGAACAAGAAAAAGCTTTCTCCAGCCCTTCCAGAAGAAGATGCACCTATAGTAAATATTAGAAACATTAAGATGCCATCTCCACCAAGTTACAAAGTGGGAGAAAAG tgGGCCACCCGCAAGGCTTACGGGGTTGCGCTTGCAAAACTGGGCCACGCCAACGATCGAGTGATTGCCCTGGATGGCGACACAAAGAACTCCACCTTCTCTGAGCTCTTCAAGAAGGAACACCCCAGTCGCTACATTGAGTGCTACATTGCTGAGCAGAACATG GTGAGCATTGCAGTTGGCTGTGCCACTCGTGACAGGACCGTTGCTTTTGCCAGCACCTTTGCCACCTTCTTCTCGCGGGCGTTTGACCAGATCCGCATGGCCGCCATCTCCGACAGCAACATCAACCTCTGCGGCTCCCACTGCGGCGTCTCCATCG GTGAGGATGGGCCATCTCAGATGGGGCTGGAGGACCTGAGCATGTTCCGGGCTATTCCCAACTCCACTGTGTTTTACCCCAGTGATGCTGTAGCCACTGAAAAAGCAGTGGAAATAGCTGCCAACACTAAG GGCATTTGTTTCATCAGAACCAGTCGTCCTGAAAACCCTGTCATTTACAACAACAACGAGGACTTCCATATTGGACAGGCAAAG GTGGTTTTGAAGAGTAAGGATGACCAAGTGACTGTGATTGGAGCAGGAGTCACTCTGCATgaagcactggctgcagcagagcagctgagaaaag AAAAGATCTACATCCGTGTGATTGACCCCTTCACTATAAAGCCCCTGGATAAGAAGACAATACTTGAAAATGCAAGAGCAACCAAGGGCAGAATCATCACTGTTGAGGACCATTACCATGAAG GTGGCATGGGCGAAGCCGTGTGCGCCGCCGTGGTGGGCGAGCCCGGCGTCACCGTCACTCGCCTGGCCGTGTCCCACGTGCCCCGCAGCGGGaagccagctgagctgctgaggatgTTTGGCATTGACAAGGATGCCATCATGCAGGCGGTGAGGGCAGCTGTGTCCAAGTCCAGGAACGCTGAATAG